The Pseudomonas benzenivorans region AGGCTGGCAAGCAGCAGCAACGCGGCGCAGGCGAGGGCGAAGCGCAGGACCAGGAAGGCGAAGGGCGAAGCATGATCCAGGCCCAGGCGGGCGAAGATCGCCCCGCTGCCCCAGAGCAGGACGAACAGCAGGGTCGAGCCGCAAGCGGCCCAGGAGGTTCTGTCGAAAACCATGGTGAATCACCTGTCGAAAAGTCGCGACGAGCTCCGACGGGCGAGTCGCGCACGCGTTCGCCGGCCATCAGGCCAGGTTCGGAGCCGGTAAGGGAGCGGGTATCAGCCCGCTACGGCGAAGGCCGGGGGCGGCGGAGTGCCGGCCGGCGGACGCTGGGCGGCGAGACAGGCGGTGGAACGGCGCACGCGCGGACGGCTACGCGGCGGGCGGCGGCGTGGCGATCGAGGCGGAAAGGCTGCGCGTGCTGGCTCATGGGGGAACCGGAGTGGGATGCGGGCGAAACGAGGCCTAAAGCTAGCCAGTTGCGCGGCAGCGGTCAACCCGCGCCTGCCGGGGCGCCTCGGCGCGCCGCCGGCAGGCCGCGGCGCGGGCGTCAGTAGCCCAGCAGGGCGGGCAGGGTCAGGCTGATCGCCGGCACGCAGGCGATGATGAAGGTGGTGATGGTCAGCACCGCCACGAAGGGCAGGGCCTTGTGCGAGATGTCCTCGATGGCCGTGCCGGAGATGCCGGAGGCGATAAACAGGTTCTCGCCCATCGGCGGGGTCATGAAGCCGATGCTCAGGCAGCAGATCAGCACGATGCCGAAATGCACCGGGTCGATGCCCAGGCTGTAGGTGATCGGCAGTATCACCGGGGTGAGGATCATGATGGCCGCCAGGGTCTCCATGAACATGCCGACGAACAGCAGGAAGCCGATGATCAGGATCCAGATCAGGTAGATGTTGTCGGTCAGGCTGAGCATGCCGTCGGCGACTATGGCCGGGATCTGGTTCTCCACCAGCAGACGGCCGAAGACAGTGGCGGTGAACAGTATCACCAGCACTCGCCCGGTGATCCAGGTGGTGGTCTCCAGCGACTTGAACAGCTCCGGCAGGCGCAGTTCCTTGTGGATGAACAGGCCGACGAACAGGGTGTAGAAGATCGCCACGATGGCCGATTCGGTCGGGGTGAACAGGCCGGTATAGATGCCCCCGAGGATCACGAAGGGCGCGGCGATGGACCAGGCGCCGTCGCGCAGGGCCTTGCCAATGCGCGGCCAGGACCAGCCCTCGCCGCTGCCGGTGTAGCCCAGGTTCTTGCAGCGCCAGTAGTTCATCAGCAGCAGGCCGCCGGCCAGCAACAGCCCGGGCACCACCCCGGCGATGAACAGCTTGGGAATCGACATGCTGGCGAATTCGCCGAACTCCTCCACCGCAGCCGGTGGCGGCAGCATGCCCATGGCCGAGATGCCGAAGATCACCATGGGAATCGACGGCGGGATGATGATGCCCAGGCCGCCCGAGGAGGCGGTGACCGCCGAGGCATAGCCCTTGGCGTAGCCGCGCTTGACCATGGCCGGGATCATCAGCATGCCGACCGCGGCGGTGGTGGCCGGTCCCGAGCCGGAGATGGCGCCGAAGAACAGGCAGGCCAGCACGGCGGAGGCCGAGATGCCGCCGGTGATCGGCCCGGCGAAGCTCTCCGCCAGGGTCACCAGGCGTTTCGAGATGCCCGCCGCCTCCATCAGCGCCCCGGCGAGGATAAAGGCCGGCAGCGCCATCAGCGGGAAGGAGCCCACCGAGGTGAAGGCGATCTGCACCAGCTTGATCGGGTTCTCGCCCAGGTAGAGGAAGGAGGCCAGCGCCGAGACCGCCAGGGAGATGCTGATCGGCGTGCCGATCAGCAGCAGCAGGAGAAAGGAGCCGAACAGGATGTAGACGATGTTGGTATCAACCATGGACCCGCTCCTGGAGGTAAGGGGTGTCTTTGGGCGACGACTCCTGGATCAGCTTTTCCAGCTCCTGGGCTTCCGGATCGCGGATGTCGATGCCCTTGAACAGCCGGTAGTAGTTGACCTGCAGGACGCGGAAGGTCATCAGGGCGAAGGCGATGGGCAGCACCAGATACAGGTACTTCATCGGCACGCCCAGGGTCTGGGATTTCCAGAACAGGTTGGCCTTGAGGAAGAACAGGGTGCTGAGGTAGACGAAGTAGCAGTTGAAGCCGACCCAGATCAGGTCGGAGAGGGTTTCCAGGGCCAGCGCCAGCTTGCGCGGCATCAGCTTGAACTGGAAGGTCACCCGGTTGTGCGCCGCCAGCTTGGCGGCGAAGCTGGCGCCGAAGTAGGCGAACCAGACGAACATGTAGGTCACCAGCTCCTCGGTCCAGGAGATCGAGTGGTTGAACAGGTTGCGGCTGAGAATCTGGGCGAACAGCAGGATCACGAACAGCGCCAGAAGGGTTCTGCAGATGTAGTTTTCCAGGTTGTCGAGAATCTTGAACAGGGTGCCGGCCGGTTTCATGGGGCGCCTCCAGAAGCGTCGGGCCCGGGCCAGGGCGCATCGCTTCACCGCGTGGACGAAGAGTCGGAGTCGACCGCCGGGCGGCCGAGCCCCGAACGGATGGGGCTAGCTGGCGGAGCCTTGGGACAGGCCGCTTGGCTCCGCCGCGTTAGCGCATATGCGGGAGCTTGCGCCCCTGCAGCAGCTTTATCGGGCGGCTTAGATGGGGTCGCGACCCAGGGCCTTGAGGGCCGTGTTGAGCTGGTCCTTGCCGAGTTGGTCGTAGTACTTGGGCCAGACCTTGGAGACGGCGAGTTCGATCCACTCCTGCTCGCCGTTGGCCGGATCGGCGATGAGCATGCCCTTGGCGGTCAACTCCTGCTTGATCTTGCCCTCCTGGGCCACCAGCCAGGCCTCGCTGTGGGCGGTAGCGGCCTTGCCGGCTTCGAGGATGGCCTGCTGCACCTCGGCGCTCTGCTCCTGGAACACCGACTCGCTGACCACCAGCGGCTCGATGGAGAACAGGTAGCGGATATTGGTGACGTACTTCTGCACCTCGTCGAACTTCATCGCCGCCACGGTGATATAGGGGTTGTCCTGACCGTCGACCACTTTCAGCTGCAGGCCGGTGAAGGTTTCCGACCAGGCCATGGGCGTGGGGTTGATGCCCCAGGCGCGGTAGGTGTCGATCATGATCTCGTTCTTCGGCACGCGAATCTGCAGGCCCTGCAGGTCTTCGACCCTGGTCACCGGCTGCTTGGAGTTGGTCAGCACGCGGAAGCCCGAGTAGGCCCAGCCGATGATGCGTACGCCGGCATCGCGCACGGTATTGTCGATCAGCCCCTGGCCGATTTCGCTCTGGGTCAGGGTCTTGGCATCGTCCAGGCTCTGGATCATGTAGGGCAGGGTGAGTACGCCGACCGAGGGCGAGAAGGGGGTGACGTTGTTGATCGCCAGGATGGAGAAATCCAGGGTGCCCATGGCGGCGTTGTTGATGGTGTCTTCCTCGCTGCCCAGCTGGCCGTTGAGGAACAGCTTGGCGTCATGCTGGCCGCCGGTGCGGGCCTTGAACTCCTCGGCGAACTTCAGCCCCAGCTCGTGCTGGGTGCCGCCGGCCGCATCGCCGACGGCGACGCGGAAGGTCTTGGCCTGGGTCAGGCTGCTGCCCATGGCGGCGGCGACCAGGCACAGGGCCATGGCCAGGGGGCGGGTGAGGTGCTTGCGGTAGATCATAACTGCGTACTCCGTTGTAGTTGTTTTTGGCTACGAAAGTGCAGGTGGGTCTGTTCAACCGAGCCCTGGGGCCCTATGAGCTCGGTGGGACGCCTTAGGCCGAGTGTCTCAAGACGACTAGCGCGAGGTTGTAGCAGGTACGACCCCTGTCGCGTCGAAAACAGCCCAGTCGTTTCCTTCGACCGGGCTCAATAGTCCCCCCCGGGTGCGCGGCTGTTTAGGGCCACATCCATGGCGTTTCTGGGGCCAGCGCGGCGGTTGCCTCAGCAGAGGGGATAAACGCTCTGGCACGGCCATTAGCGCCCCGTTCGGGCGGGCCAGTGTGACGGCTGTGGGGAGGGTTTTCCAGGCAGGGCAGGCTTCGGCGGGGGCCGTCTCAGCGGCGCCGCGTCAGCAGCTGCAGCACCTCGTCGAACACCGCGTTGTCCAGGCTGCGCGACAGGTCCAGCTCCAGGCTGTGGCGGTAGTAGGCGCTCAGGTCCAGGCCGACGCCCAGGGCGAACAGCTCGATGCGGCCGTCCTGCTCGATCTGCGCGGCCACCTGCTTGAGGTGCAGGTCGAGGATGTCCTGGGCGTTGGCCTGGAGGGTGGCGCTGTCCATCGGGCAGCCGTCGCTGACGACGATCAGCAGGCGCCGCCGTGCCTCGCGTTGCAGCAGGCGCTGGCGCGCCCAGAGCAGCGCCTCGCCGTCCATGCCCTCGCGGAACAGGTCGGACTTGAGCAGGGCGGCGATGCTCGGCCGGGCGCGCCGCCAGGTCGTCTCGGCATCCTTGTAGACCAGGTGGCTGAGTTCGTTGAGGCGTCCCGGATCGGCCGGCTGGCCGACGCCGCGCCAGCGCTTGAGGGGGCGGCCGCCGTTCCACTGGCCGGTGGTGAAGCCGAGGATCTCGCAGCGCGCGCCGGCCAGCTCCAGGGCGCGGGCGAGCGCATCGGCGAGCAGGGCGATGGGCTCGATGTGGTTGCGCATGGAGCCGGAGTTGTCGATCAGCAGGCTGACCAGGCAATCGCTGTGCGGGCGCTGGCGCTCGTGGCGGAAGATCTCGCGCTGTTCGGGGCTGATGATCAGGCGGCTGAGACGGCCGCCGTCGATCTGCCCCTCGCGCTGGGCGAAGGCCCAGCCGTCGCGCCGGGGGGCGGCCAGCAGGGCGCCCAGGCGTCTGGCCAGGCGCGGCAGATTGAGGCCCTGGCCGGCCAGGCGCCGATCCAGGCGCTGACGCAGCTCCTGCAAGAGTTCCTGGCGCACCAGGCTGGCGGCGTTGCGCTCGCTGTCGTAGTCGCGGCAGAACACCCGGTAGACGAAGTCGCCCTCGGCCCCGCGCGGACTGCCCTCGCCGGCGCCGCTGGCGGGGCCGTCGCCCTCGCCCTGCTGCGCGACGTCCAGCAGCAGGGCGAACGCCAGGTGGGTCTTCTCGGCGATCTCCGAGACCTTGCGTTCGTCGTTGCCGAGCAGTTCGGCATCCAGCTGCTCGATCAGTTCCTGCACCTTGGCGGCGATTGTCAGGGCCTGTTCGGCGAACGCCGCCTGGTCGAAACGATGGCGGCGCAGCAGGCCGAAGCTGGCGCCGAAGTGGCCGAGCAGGCTCAGCCGCGGCGCCTCGATGAGCATCTCCGTCTGTGCGCCGGCGCGCCCGCCACACAGCAGCATCCAGCTCATCTGCGCCAGGCTGAAGAGCAGCAGGCCGACATGGCCTTCGGTCTGCCCGGAATCGAGAAACTGCTGGCTCCACTGCTCGAAGCGCCGCAGCAGGTTGCGCCGGACCCCGGGATGCTGGTCGGCCACCAGCGACTCCACGCGCAGCTGCTCGAGCAACTCGAACACCAGGCGGGCGATCGGCTGCGCCGGCAGCGTCTGGCGAACCAGCGCCGCATCGCTGTGGCGCAGACGCAGCGCCAGGCTGTCGGCGACCCCGCGGTAGGCGGTGAAGTCGTCGCGTTCGGGGTCCGGGTGCAGGTGTGGGGCGCGCACCGGAACGGGCCGTCCGGCCACCTCCAGACGCCCGCCGCGGTAGCGCAGGCGCGCCTCGCCGGACAGCGCGCGCAGGCTCGCCGCGCAGAGTTCCTCGAGCTGTTGCTGGCGTTTCTCGCGGCGTGGCGACGGCTCCATGGGCGTTATCCCGGGGCCGCTCACGCCAGCGCCAGGCGTGGCAGCGCCGACTCTGCGAGTTCCTGGTCGAAGCAGCGTTGGTAGTACTCGGCGACCAGCGGCCGTTCGGCCTCGTCGCACTTGTTGAGGAACGACAGGCGGAAGGCCAGCGCCGGGTCGGCGAAGATTTCCGTGTTCTCCGCCCAGGCGATCACGCAGCGCGGCGACATCAGGGTGGACAGGTCGCCGCAGGCGAAACCCTGGCGCGTCAGGGTCGCCACCGCCACCATCGACTCCAGCAGCGCCTCGCCGTACCGGGCGGTCAGTTGCGGCACCCGCCCGGCGACTATCGCCACCTCCTCGGCCAGGGGTAGGTAGTTGAGGCTGGCGACTATGTTCCAGCGGTCCAGCTGCGCCTGGTTGAGCACCTGGGTGCCGTGGTAGAGGCCGTTGAGGTTGCCCAGGCCGACGGTGTTGGCGGTGGCGAACAGGCGGAAATAGGGGTGCGGATGGATCAGCTGGTTCTGCTCGAGCAGGTTGAGCTGGCCGCCCTGCTCGAGGATGCGCTGGATCACGAACATCACATCCGGGCGGCCGGCGTCGTATTCGTCGAAGATCAGCGCCATGGGCCGGCGCAGCGCCCAGGGCAGGATGCCCTCCTGGAACTCGGTGACCTGCTTGCCGTCGCGCAGGATGATGCCGTCCTTGCCGATCAAGTCCAGGCGGCCGATATGGCCGTCCAGGTTGACCCGTACGCAGGGCCAGTTCAGCCGGGCCGCGACCTGCTCGATATGGGTCGACTTGCCGGTGCCGTGCAGGCCCTGGAGCAACACCCGGCGATTGCGGGTGAAGCCGGCGAGGATGGCCAGGGTCACTTCCGGGTTGAAGCGGTAGGCCGGGTCGATCTCCGGCACCTGTTGGTCGCTCTTGGTGAACACCGGCACGCGCAGGCTGGAGTCGATGCCGAAGAGTTCCCGGGCACTGACCAGGCGGCTGGCGGATTCAAGGGTCAAGTCGGTCATGGGGGCGCCTCGGGGCCGGTGATTTCCCGTCGATTCTAGGGCGCGTCCGGCGGCGGGTGAGGGGCCAGTTGCCCGCGGCCGATGCGGCCAGGGCGGGCCTGGCGCCAAGTCGGGCGGGCGACTGGCTCTATCGCCACGGACCGCGGCGGCTAAGGATGGCGCCAGATGCCAAGCCCGCCCGCCACTGCGGAATAACCGAGAGGTCGACTCAATGCCTGCAGATACCCTGACCATCAACCTGGACCCCGAACTCGGCGCGCTGTTCCGCCGCTACCAGGCGCACACCCGGACCACTGCCGAGCACTACATCGGCGAGCTGCTGGCCAAGACCCGGCCTACCTTGCAGGCCATGGTCGAGGCGCTGGACGAGGCCGATGGCGATGCCCAGGCCCTGGGCCGGCTATTCGGCAGCAAGATGGCGCAGTTGATGCAGGCGCAGCAGGCGGTTCAGGCCGAGGCTTGAGGGCCGAGACGCTCGACCTGCTCGCGGATTTCCGCGAGCTTGGCGGCGACCACTTTTTCCAGATGGCTCAGGTCCCGCAGCAGTGCGTCCTTGGCCGCCAGCGGCTGGTTGTCGCAGTCGCTGCCGGTCAGCTGGCGCAGCTCCTGCAAGGCCTGCTGCAGCACCGGGCTGCAGTCGAGCAGGTCCTTCCAGGCCTGACTGTGGCGGCTCTGTCCGGGAATGGCCTGGCGCGGGCGGGCGAAGGTGAACTTCTGGCTGTGCGGGCGCAGCGAGGTCAGGGGACGCAGGTAGTAGACCTTGAGGACGTCGCGGTCGTGCTCGCGGCGCAGGCTGAAGCGGGAGATGAGTTCGAAGGAGCTGATGCCCATTTCCTTCAGGGTGCTGTAGTCGGTCATGTCGCCTGTCTCGTCGGTCGTGGGTTGTTCGGCTGTTTGGGCTCCTGTGACGCATGCGCGGCAAACAGCGACGGCCGCTTGGTTCGCGGGGCGCGGGGCTGTCTGGCGGGATTGTTATTGTTGTTCGGGCCTCGGCTGGCGTGCCCTGCCGCGAGGCGGCGGGCGGGGCCGAGGAGAGGAGGCCGCTCTCGTCTAGCGAGAGGTGCGCGCAGTTTAGTCAGCATCGGCCGGCGGCACAGGGCCAGCCCGGCACGGTCGATGGGGCCAGGCGTGACCCTGGCGCAACGGCGCCGGCGACACTGGCTCTGGGAGGCGCTGGTGGCCCTGGTTAAGGTTTTCGTATCAGCTATGCAGCGCCCTCCGGCGCTGCCTTCAGGAGTCCAGCATGAGTCAGAGTTCCGCGTCGCTTGGCCATAAGAATCTCAGCCCGATCCTGAGCGAAAGCGCCCGGGTCGACCAGCAGTCGATCCAGCCCTTCCCCCGCTCGCGCAAGGTCTATGTACAGGGTTCGCGCCCGGACATCCGCGTGCCGATGCGCGAGATCAGCCTGGACGTGACCCCCACCGCGTTCTCTGCAACAAAGAGCGGTGG contains the following coding sequences:
- a CDS encoding TRAP transporter large permease; the encoded protein is MVDTNIVYILFGSFLLLLLIGTPISISLAVSALASFLYLGENPIKLVQIAFTSVGSFPLMALPAFILAGALMEAAGISKRLVTLAESFAGPITGGISASAVLACLFFGAISGSGPATTAAVGMLMIPAMVKRGYAKGYASAVTASSGGLGIIIPPSIPMVIFGISAMGMLPPPAAVEEFGEFASMSIPKLFIAGVVPGLLLAGGLLLMNYWRCKNLGYTGSGEGWSWPRIGKALRDGAWSIAAPFVILGGIYTGLFTPTESAIVAIFYTLFVGLFIHKELRLPELFKSLETTTWITGRVLVILFTATVFGRLLVENQIPAIVADGMLSLTDNIYLIWILIIGFLLFVGMFMETLAAIMILTPVILPITYSLGIDPVHFGIVLICCLSIGFMTPPMGENLFIASGISGTAIEDISHKALPFVAVLTITTFIIACVPAISLTLPALLGY
- a CDS encoding TRAP transporter small permease — translated: MKPAGTLFKILDNLENYICRTLLALFVILLFAQILSRNLFNHSISWTEELVTYMFVWFAYFGASFAAKLAAHNRVTFQFKLMPRKLALALETLSDLIWVGFNCYFVYLSTLFFLKANLFWKSQTLGVPMKYLYLVLPIAFALMTFRVLQVNYYRLFKGIDIRDPEAQELEKLIQESSPKDTPYLQERVHG
- a CDS encoding TRAP transporter substrate-binding protein, producing the protein MIYRKHLTRPLAMALCLVAAAMGSSLTQAKTFRVAVGDAAGGTQHELGLKFAEEFKARTGGQHDAKLFLNGQLGSEEDTINNAAMGTLDFSILAINNVTPFSPSVGVLTLPYMIQSLDDAKTLTQSEIGQGLIDNTVRDAGVRIIGWAYSGFRVLTNSKQPVTRVEDLQGLQIRVPKNEIMIDTYRAWGINPTPMAWSETFTGLQLKVVDGQDNPYITVAAMKFDEVQKYVTNIRYLFSIEPLVVSESVFQEQSAEVQQAILEAGKAATAHSEAWLVAQEGKIKQELTAKGMLIADPANGEQEWIELAVSKVWPKYYDQLGKDQLNTALKALGRDPI
- a CDS encoding cobaltochelatase CobT-related protein; protein product: MEPSPRREKRQQQLEELCAASLRALSGEARLRYRGGRLEVAGRPVPVRAPHLHPDPERDDFTAYRGVADSLALRLRHSDAALVRQTLPAQPIARLVFELLEQLRVESLVADQHPGVRRNLLRRFEQWSQQFLDSGQTEGHVGLLLFSLAQMSWMLLCGGRAGAQTEMLIEAPRLSLLGHFGASFGLLRRHRFDQAAFAEQALTIAAKVQELIEQLDAELLGNDERKVSEIAEKTHLAFALLLDVAQQGEGDGPASGAGEGSPRGAEGDFVYRVFCRDYDSERNAASLVRQELLQELRQRLDRRLAGQGLNLPRLARRLGALLAAPRRDGWAFAQREGQIDGGRLSRLIISPEQREIFRHERQRPHSDCLVSLLIDNSGSMRNHIEPIALLADALARALELAGARCEILGFTTGQWNGGRPLKRWRGVGQPADPGRLNELSHLVYKDAETTWRRARPSIAALLKSDLFREGMDGEALLWARQRLLQREARRRLLIVVSDGCPMDSATLQANAQDILDLHLKQVAAQIEQDGRIELFALGVGLDLSAYYRHSLELDLSRSLDNAVFDEVLQLLTRRR
- a CDS encoding AAA family ATPase; translated protein: MTDLTLESASRLVSARELFGIDSSLRVPVFTKSDQQVPEIDPAYRFNPEVTLAILAGFTRNRRVLLQGLHGTGKSTHIEQVAARLNWPCVRVNLDGHIGRLDLIGKDGIILRDGKQVTEFQEGILPWALRRPMALIFDEYDAGRPDVMFVIQRILEQGGQLNLLEQNQLIHPHPYFRLFATANTVGLGNLNGLYHGTQVLNQAQLDRWNIVASLNYLPLAEEVAIVAGRVPQLTARYGEALLESMVAVATLTRQGFACGDLSTLMSPRCVIAWAENTEIFADPALAFRLSFLNKCDEAERPLVAEYYQRCFDQELAESALPRLALA
- a CDS encoding DUF3461 family protein; the protein is MTDYSTLKEMGISSFELISRFSLRREHDRDVLKVYYLRPLTSLRPHSQKFTFARPRQAIPGQSRHSQAWKDLLDCSPVLQQALQELRQLTGSDCDNQPLAAKDALLRDLSHLEKVVAAKLAEIREQVERLGPQASA